The Malus sylvestris chromosome 3, drMalSylv7.2, whole genome shotgun sequence genomic sequence gagtctcttccaaagttttcctaggtcttcctctaccccttcggccctgaacctctgtcccgtagtcacatcttcgaaccggagcgtcagtcggccttctttgcacatgtccaaatcaccggagccgattttctctcatctttcctacaatttcggctactcctactttacctcggatatcctcattcccaatcttatcctttctcgtgtgcccacacatcccacaaagcatcctcatctccgctacacccattttgtgtacgtgttgatgcttcaccgcccaacattctgtgccatacaacatcgctggccttattgccgtcctataaaattttcccttgagcttcagtggcctacgacggtcacacaacacgccggatgcactcttacacttcatccatccagctcgtattctatggttgagatctccatctaattctccgttctcttgcaagatagatcctaggtagcgaaaacggtcgctttttgtgatcttcgctagattgctccggtcattagtgtggataagtatataaatggatagagataggaaagcaaacacaagatgtacgtggttcacccagattggctacgtccacggaatagaagagttctcattaattgtgaagggtttacacaagtacataggttcaagctctcttttagtgagaacaagtgaatgatttagtacaaatgacattaggaaatattgtgggagaatgatctcgtaatcacgaaacttctaagtatcggagtgtggtgtcatcttgacttgccttatctgtctcataggtagatgtgtcatcttctctggaagtactcttcctccatccaggggtggtatctttaactggtggagatgcacaaggtaatgtatcaatttcacttgaagcttacttgtagtttcaagcttggtcaagcgcgatacaaaccatgtagtaggagtcccccaagtcgccgagctagggggtctgctgaaagaggtgacagacaaggtaagcaatcagagctccgactgattgttcaccttctccccatcttgcagcagcatgaaggataaagagaagaaaaatgagaagagatgatatgagatacttttgcttttgaagaagtaactttccacaggcttattcttgaactgagctggagggttttctggtttcctccaaagtataaggccgactgaagaatttgagggtcaaaacaagtccatcaaatctagagtacgttccaccctgctgatatgggatacttttgcttttgacagagtaatggatgtatcggcacgtgtgctgttacgcttgtctccacatgcttccttgtatccttcgcacttgccctatctgttcctcaagcagatgcggaatcttccctggaaacataagatgttgaagatgagtactcgagagcaatgccaggtaagtaatcaggtaaggggttccaggcagtcagttcctggctggaagcttgattccaagtgctgactgattgctctctttctccttgtcttgcaggtaaaaacaaggccaaaggaaaagacagggaaaaagcatgatatgggatactcttgcttttaaccctgatgatatgagatattcttgctctagtatagcttgtttgcagaggtattatcggggggaaagaaagctgaatatttcgaaaggcttcgttgggagtgccctctcagatatgatgaagggttgagcatttttgcaggtctgcctgtccgttggggatggaggtcgacatatataggagtctccctaacaacaagtagtaatgctattcatttaccctacttggtcatagcacggtagtgggagctgccagtttcacatgtgttaactctgtcagagcactttgaaaaagtggtctgtggtatctggctctcgagattcggagaacgatgcctcttcgatttttgagaaagcaatcatgctgggggtctggctctcgagattcggagagcagtgtctcttcgatttttgaggaagtaatcatgttgggagtttggctctcgagattcggagggcggtgcctcttcgattttggagcaagcaatcctgttgggagtgttgtctcgaatgtgagtaaaggttgggcatgtttgctagtctaccttgcccggaagcacaaaggttgacacacagggactttccaattatctagcaatggtactgttcctttaccctctcttcgcttttgagaaagtagtcatgttgggagtctggctctcgagattcggaggacggtgcctcttcgattttggagcaagcaatcttgttgggagtgttttctcgaatgtgagtaaaagttgggcatgtttgctagtctaccttgccacgaagcacagaggttgacacacaggaactttccaattatccagcaatggtactgttcctttacccttgtgggtaataatatggtagctagaccttcaaaatttatgtgtctaaactttgttagtgctgtttctttgctattcttttacctttcttggtcaaagcgatgtagtgggagctgcaagcttcacgtgctcaactttggcagagaactttggcaaagttatctgtggtacccatgagctattgttgcgtgtgggaagtgggtgattgaacagtaagattcatgtgctttctacttcaccagaagtcttcgacagaatgcccataatttctgcaaagctgagtgtgcgtgtgacaggtgctgacaaggctagaatagtaggtgcctcttcgatttctgagatcggccctcgtggtctctgagcagcccagcttttgagaaagcgagcgcctcttcgattgattcggagaacgatgccttatcgatttttgagaaagcaatcatgctgggggtctggctctcaaagattcggggagcagtgtctcttcgatttttgagaaagtaatcatgttgggagtctggctctcgagattcggagggcggtgcctctttgattttggagcaagcaatcttgttgggagtgttttctcgaatgtgagtaaaggttgggcatgtttgctagtctaccttgccacgaagcacagaggttgacacacagggactttccaattatccagcaatggtactgttcctttatcctctcttcgatttttaagaaagtagtcatgttgggagtctggctctcgagattcggaggacggtgcctcttcgattttggagcaagcaatcttattgggagtgttttctcgaatgtgagtaaaggttaggcatgtttgctagtctaccttgccacgaagcacagaggttgacacacagggactttctaattatccagcagtggtactgttcctttacccttgtgggtaataatatggtagctagaccttcaaaatttatgggtctaaactttgttagtgctgtttctttgctattcttttacccttcttggtcagagcgatgtagtgggagctgcaagcttcacgtgctcaactttggcagagaactttggcaaagttatctgtggtacccatgagctattgttgcgtgtgggaagtgggtgattgaacagtaagattcatgtgtgttctacttccccagaagtcttcgacagaatgcccataatttccgcaaagctgagtgtgcgtgtgacaggtgctgacaaggctggaaaagtaggtgcctcttcgatttctgagatcggccctcgtggtctctgaggagcccagcttttgagaaagcgagcgcctcttcgatttctgagatcggccttcgtggtctttgagcagcccaacttttgagaaagcaaacgcctcttcgatttctgagatcaaccctcgtgatctttaagcagcccagcttttgagaaagcaaacgcctcttcgatttctgagcaggcgcctcttcgatttctgaagctccgtcgagtgcagatttttataggggctggcattaagttccaaagcacacttgaatctccaccagtagaagcttcattcttgcacttctaagatcttgatttgtccgacctcttctctcttcaacacctttgaaaatgtctggcccctccaaccgtcgttttgacttgaaccttgttgaagaggcagccccgccttctccagacaacatatggcgcccatccttcgtctcccctactggtcctcttaccgttggggattccgtgatgaagaatgatatgaccgctgcggtggtggccaggaaccttctcactcccaaagataacagactactttccaaacggtctgatgagttagctgttaaggattcgctggctctcagtgttcagtgtgcaggttctgtgtctaatatggcccaacgcctatttgctcgaacccgccaagttgaatcattggcggctgaagtgatgagtctcaaacaggagattagagggctcaagcatgagaataaacagttgcaccggctcgcacatgactatgctacaaacatgaagaggaagcttgaccagatgaaggaaactgatggtcaggttttacttgatcatcagagatttgtgggtttgttccaaaggcatttattgccttcgtcttctggggctgtaccgcgtaatgaagctccgaatgatcaacctctgatgcctcctccttctagggttctgtccagtactgaggctccaaatgatccccctccggtgccttctctttctggggctctaccgactgctgagacttctcctaagcaacctttgtgaaggctccctcttgtgtgtttattttgactcatgtatatgtacatatttgtagcttatcggggatatcaataaataagctttccttcatttcaacgtattgtgttaaatacaccaaagccttcttcgctaagttctttgaatttgttctggattcattttcataaggattcgacgtgatcatggagtgccggctgtcgactacctgacgccctccccctcctcctttatccgggcttgggaccggccatgtaagacataggcggagttggtACTTCACATCCTTGATCCTCTTTTTTACGTCTGTTGGGTCTTAGATGTCAAATCAATGGAATAATGTTTTAGACTTCTATGGTTGCACCTTGGTATCAAGTAGGATTTTATTCTCCGattattttgttttgctttgttaCTGTGATGACCAAGCTCTGACTGATTGGTATTTCATGTTTGCTATGTGTGTACTGTGTAGTAATTTAAGGTCAATTAAGGCTTGCTTTCCTTCTTGATTGCAATATTTTATAGCAAAAATTAATAGAAGCAAGTAAAGCTGGAAATGAAATTGGGTAGAACAAAAGccattttggtaattttggaTATCGAGTTTAGAATGAAATGGCTTTACATCGAAGCATGAGGTACTCTTGTTACAAGATGGTTTAGGAATGCAAGGGTTGTAGTGAAGCATCTGAGTAACTGATATAACTGACTGTATGAAAATTTACAAAGTATTCATAATAGAGTTAGTCTAGGGAGGAGCATCATTCTTTCTTTTCTAGGCAACATGAAATACATTGCCTGGGTTTGGACCATGAAATGGCCCTTGGTAGATTTACCACCAACTCTCACCACTGAAACTTCAGTGGGCAAcatttagtttgtttagtgAGTTTCATTATGGAATATGGATCACAACTTTATGATCTTAGAACTGtacatgatttttcttttggctTTTACTTGAGCATGGTACTGTTTGGAAGATTATATATGATTCAACTGCTTATTTGGGTGTTATTTTATACATAGGTCTAAGATAAATGCATAACTAACTTTCAAATGTAGACCtttttatttaagttttattaCTTATCTTATCTGATGGTTTAAGCCTTAAAACAGTGCTGCTTAGTTTTCCTCTCTTCCTGATACACTATTTCATGTAGGTTATCTTCATCATTTGAACAGAAGTTCATCAATTTGATCATACTGTTTTTTGGGAGGGGGACAGAGGCAGTGTTTAGCTAGTTTATGTGTATAATGATATTACACTCATTTTAGGGAAGCTGTATTTCGGAACGGGGTTTAGCTGCAATTAGTACCCCATTGCATGATTTCTCTCGAGTGGAATGGAAATTGAATCTGGAACTAATGTTGTTTCCTACTGAGTTTGTGTTTCATCAAGTCTGTCTTTATGTCCTATTTTCTCTTGAGTTCTGTTCAtgatcacttgcatttttagAATTAAAGCAATGAATACATGTTTATATATCTGGTCTCTTATGTTCTTCATGTATGTCTTCATCCAGGTTCACAACCTTTTGACCCTGCAAATCTGCTGCCTTCCATGTATGTCCAATGTTTCTCAAGTTCAGTTCATGATTTCTGCAAATCTGCTCATGAGGTATGTCTAACCATTCAACTTTACACCTTCTGTATTTTGTTTTATCATTTTGATAATGCTGCTGCTTTTGGTTTGTTATTAAACAAAGAATACCATTATAATTGAGGTTTAGTACTATCTTAGAAATTTTGCAAAAGAAGACGGATACATGATGTAATAAACAAATTGGGAGGTTGCATTATAAGCTAAAGTTGAAAAGATTGAATGGGCTCATACGTGGTGATGCAAGATCGATGCTTTTACTAAAGTGACTTGGAAAGTTAGAGCCATGATTCTAGAAATAGTTGTCACATAGGTTAATTTAATGAATTTTCCAAAATAAGCTTAGAAGAAGAGCGGTAAATTGTAATGAAACTTTGATGAGAGAACAAGGGATTTAGGGTTTGAAAATCTGGACAAAGGTTTCCTAAAAGATGAAAGAGACTTTTTAATTATATGCCATGGCTAAAGGTGACAGTGACAATTAAACCTTATGGATACCTGTGGTTCAGATTAGACATAGACGGATTTGTGGGGAGATTTAAATGTTGTCAAAACAGGTCAAGAAAGAATCAGCTTGACTCTGGTGGTGCAAGTGCTTCTTGAGAATTAGCAACAAAGTTACTTTTGGTGCAGGTTTCATGAGAGAACTCAGATTAAGGTTTCGTGGGTTAGTTAAAGTCTACATTTTCAGAAGGAATTAGAAAATATAACCCAGAGGATACTTCAATTCTTACGCACTTGGGATTTGAGTTTCGTCACACGGTTCTCAAAGAAAGCTGCTGCCAACTTCGTTAAAAGTAAGGCTCCTGCCAACTGCGTTTAATTTTGTCTAAAAATAGTGGGCCCGCAATCAAACAGAAGTTCTCGCAATGATCAATTTgtcttcacacacacacacacacaaaactaCTCATACAAGTCTCCattgaaaaattgaagaggagACATTTCTGACAGTATATGTGTTCTAGGAGATATTTAACTGCCTAAAAGTTTAAGCTGATtcattttgttttccttattaaGTACTTAATATGTAGTCCAAACCAGTTGGCAATCTTTCCTCTCCTTCATCAAAGAACCATTGACGACTGAACCCTTACTATCTGGATTGGTCAGCTTACAATTTGTGGCAGAGGCTAAAAGCCTTCCTTTTAGAGTGCGTTAAGTTCCTCCTATGAAAATGCCTTGTGAAAGCTTTACTGTGGATTTGATTGCTTCGCACTAACCTGCTGAAATCCTTCTAGTAGTGTTTCAACCTAGTCTAGAAGTCCTGTAGACGCAGTTGATGGAGTTTAGTGTATGATTGCTTTGTAGCAACACATTGAAAATCAAATAACTGTCTGTTTATGGGGTAAAAAAAGACAGGATTCATAAGTGCTAACCAAGTTTGGCCTGACATTATTTGcatggggtgtgctatctacacaccccattttacttttcacacaccctttgataatttgtccgttgatcttcttcaattcatccgatccgacggccgaaaattaaaaaggtgtgtgagaagtaaaaagggatgtgtggatatcacactccTATTTGCATATATTCTAAGAGTTGTGTTGTATGCAATTTATTTGATAAGTTGAATTATATTCTCAGGTGGTGATTTCCCAATTGCCGCACAAGCTAAAGCCAGACTGGTTTGATTCCTGTTATCTGAATGCAATGAACAAACAACGAGGTGGTTCGATCTTATGATCCCTAATTTGGTGGTGGTAGCAATGTTGGGTGACCATAAATTGCCTCCTCCTCCGTGCTACTATAATCAGAAGGCACCAGGTAAGGTGTGGGAGCTGGCACAATTGCAAACAAACACTATTTTTGTTCAACcgtttctccattttttttgcaagagagaAGTTTGTGTTTTTCGGCAAGGGactgtttgataaccatttagtttttagtttctagtttctagtttttggttttcacgttttttgaaatttaaaatcttgtttggtaactactttcagatgaaaactgaaaacttaaggcaaaattttgaaaactcaagcgtatagttttcaagttttggtttttagttttcatatttttgaaaactaaaaacagtTACTAAATAAgatttcggttttcggttttcagttttcaaaaaagtgaaaacaaaaactgaaaacgaaatggttatcaaaatgCCAATGTTGTGTTTGGATGAGGGATTGTGATGGTACCAAGGGATTTAGGAAGGAGTGCACTGCAAAACATTAGATTGATGCATTTGAAATGACTGCAATGCACCAAGTAATTTGTAAATGACTGCTTGAAAGGGGCCATTTGAAAATCCGTCATTTAGTGGCCTTGTAATGCTCATGTAGGTGTACTTTGTAATCCATCTAATTTTTTGTAGTGCACCTCTAAATAATTTTAACTAAATATCGTCGTACTTGGaaatttctcatccaaacagaccatattagtttttagttttacgGTGGAGAACCCTTTTCCCCTCGTTGttgaaaatcatgatttttacATATTGGATGACGGATTTGCCTCATCGTTTAATTAACACAAGGAGGTAAAGAATTAAAATGATTTCAATTCTTATCTCTGTAAGTAAaactaatttctaatttttcagGTATTCGATTATGAACTTGAATATGGAACTCACATTTCTTTTCGGTGTATGTTAGTGAACAGagaaaaaataattagaatATCCATATTTAAAGAAATGTAgaaattttgagaaatgaaataattCTAATATCTTTCCTTACAAACATGCTATAAACTTACgcacaaaccaaaacaaaaagttgattataaacaaaactaaaataaataaataaaatgtggCCAAATAGGACTATTCATTATATTGTTGGACAAGTAGTTCTTTTGACAATGGAAAGTTTGATAGAGATGATTGGTCTGGATATGATTATTCACTATATTGAAAGTATTTTGAAGGAAGAAATAGACGACAACTTTCTTATTTATCTAGTTGAAGATTACTTATGAAGAAAATATATCTCACTAATCCTCACAAAAATGGTAGAATTAAAAGGGTAACTTTTCTTCATGAGTAACCTTCAACTTGgacaaattaaaaaagttgtcatccatttcttcctttaaATACCTTAAATATAGTAAATAGTTTTATTCAAGCCAATTCTCTATATCAAACGAGACTTTTAGGTATTGGATTACAGACCTGGATAAAACCTACATTCTTTATGTGTCAGTAAATACATGGATAGTTAAGAATTGAAATAATTCGAATATCCATATattattaaatgcataaaatCCATGAACCAAAATAATTCTACTACCCCTTTCTTAGTTAACAAGCTTTAGATTTCTTCACAAACTTATTGTAGAGGGTGatttcaaaattaataaatttaaaaaaatttaaattattattgaTTGTTTAATGCCTTAGAGAATTAAAACTGTTTACCCATAGTTGTCCCAACTCCCAACAAAACACTTATGGTGCGTTTACGTAACGGGAATGGGGTGAGTGGAAATGGAATTGCATTCCTTCTAAAGGATTCATGTGTTTACTTGTATTTGGGGAATCAAAATAAAGGTGGGGTCCACCTAAAATGGGGAATTCAATTCCGGATATACCCGGAATCCGATTACCAAGAAATAGATGGTAATTGAATTCCGGGAGAAAGGGACCATCAGCAATCAAATTTTTCTTCCCAAACTACCCTTGTACTTCTTTTGATATCCCAAACACCCCTGCAGCTTCGTTCCCAACGCAGCACCTCATCGTTACACTCTACCATTTGGAACCAGATGAAGAAGCTGAACAGCTTGCCCATGAGGCATTGCGCATTCGTGAAAAAGCATTTGGAAAGGACTCCTTTCCCGTTGGTATGTTGTTGTTTTCTTTAACTGCAAAGGTGGGGTGGATCTGCAGCAGAGAAAAAGGGGTAAAAAAATCAAGGCTGGGATATGGAGGGAGGGAGCATGAAAGGTTCTTCGCAAGGGTGGGGTGGATCtgcagcagaaaaaaaaaatatgaaagattaaaagttttattaaaaataattagcaTATAAAATAGATTAGTTCAACTAGGGCTATTTTAGTAATCATGTTAGTTTTTATTCCGATTCATAAGAATTAGTAAACAGTTTATATATATCAATGTCTTTCTTACTCCAATtccagacagttttagtaaacaactctAACAGGAATCTGATTCTAATTCCACCTTATTCCAATTCTTCCTCCattcaatttctttcaatttgatTACGAATTAGTAAACGCGTCCTTAAGCAAAAGTTGGCCCAACAAAATTACCATAGTCCACTTTCAATAGGGTTGGTTGACTAACTTTCAAAAGGGTTGGTTGGCCGAATAACTGACTTGATGGACTCCTTGCGTTGCATGGCACCTTCTCTAGAGTTTCTAtcgacaaaacaaaaacttccGATGAGATTCTCTACAGATTAGAGAATGTAAGATTATGGGGTTAAGCTGCTGAGTTACTTGGGCAACGAATTTTCAGGCCTCACTAGTTGTTTCTTATTTGGGAAATGTTATTAACACATCATGTACAATTTTCTATACATTTTGCTTTCagtgtttttataaatttagagtgcatgatgattttttttcaaagtgtcTTTAACAGTTCGACTTTTTATATTAATTGTCGTTATAAGATTATTGTCAATGAGTTGTGATTTTCAAAAGAGTGGCCTTATGCCCACCGCATTATTTTATCTCCTCACCCACCTTATTGTTATACATTCTATCCCCACTCACCGTTATTTCCAAAATAACCCTTGCTTtacaaaataattataatttaaaaaacaattatCATTAAACAAAATTGTTCCAAAACACCAAATACGATCGGGGTTCTAATTGTGGAGGTGGAGAGGTTTATGATACTTTTTatcccttttattttttagtaaatCCCATAAGGCTCATAACATAGCTATATTAATTTATagaagtttcaaaattttcccACCTACGATGCTCAACATTTTATCTCACTAGGAATTATAACAACTGGGAATAACTGTAATTGAAATGCCGAATTTGTTTATGAACTATAACATCAATTACTCTTCTCAACAAAAAATTTTGTAAGCTTCCTATTCGACAATTCCAATTGATTCTGGAAAATGTTAGAGCCGTCCTTGCCCACGATCTTGTTATTTGACATGCTCGTCTCCTCTGCTAAATATTATAAACCTCTACACCTCCACAATTAGAACCCCGATCGTACGTATTTGGTGTTTTGGAACAATTTTGTTTAATGATAATTGTTCtttaaattataattattttttaaagcaAGGGTTATTTTggaaataatggtgggtggggacatagtttgtgtttatttatttatttatggtgaGTGTAAATATAAGGTGGGTAGAAAAATAAGACACTGAATGGTGCTTAGtagaactctttcaaaattCTTATTGATTGTTTAATGCCTAATTAACGAATTAAAACTGTTTACCATCAACTAGCCCAACAAAACACTTAAGCAAAAGTTGGCCCATCAAAATTAACATAGTCCACCTTACAATAGGGTTGGTGGACTAACTAAAGATGCATGACAAATGACAATTGTTAAGGTATGAAAAGGTCTCTGGTTACGGGAGAGGCGAAGCTAGGGTTTCTTTGCTCTGGGAagccaggtttttttttttttttgctctggGAAGCTAGGGTTTGATCAGGTTATACAGTCATGAGTAAAAAAGCGTACATCCGAAAAGAAGACGAAAAGCAAAAGGCCGCCATAGCTGCTTCCGAATTACCTGACTTTGCTATCCACCAGGTCTTCCAATTACTTTGCCCTAGAGATGTCGTTCGGGCCAGTATCGTTTCCAAGCAATGGGAACGTGAGTGGCATTCTGTCCCTGTATTAGATTTAGACGAGGAAAAGCATGTCGGCGACTACCTCCACAGTATTCACCATCAAAATTTCATTGACTACGTGACGTGGTCTTTGAAGTGCCGCCTGAAAGATAAGTCGCCATTAAATAAATTCAAGCTCCGTACCATTCGGCATGTTGACTATCGTCTCGTAGATGGGTGGTTGAGTTTGGCTCTTGAGAGAAACCTTAAAGAGTTATACATAAGTACATGTAAATACAGTAACTGCTATGGCTTATCCGCACCTGATAATGGCAACTACTGCTTATCCCACAAGGTTCTCGATGCAAAGTTTTTAACTGTTCTAGATTTGCAGTTTGTGAGGATAGACTCACATGATTCGATAAGGCTTCCATCTTTGAAATCTTTGTCCCTCAAAGAATGCTACTTGCGGTACTTCCACTTGCTTTCGGGGTGCCCTTCCATTGAGGATTTGTCGATAAATTCATGTTACGGTCTTTCAGATGTTAAAGTTTCGAGTTCCACCCTCAAATCTTTGGAAATAATTATGTGCTTCGCAATGTATGATGTTAAAGTTGAAGCTATGAATCTTGAATCTTTTAGATTGGGTGGCAATCAATATAATTATCGTCTGAGATGCAACATGGTAGACTTTTCTTCTTGTGGAGCACTTAGAAATCTGGATATCATTTTTGCAGAGCTTGAAGAGCAATGGTTTGAAGACTTTGATTCAAGATATCCCGCCGTTGAGCGTTTGATCTTACTTAAGTGCCGCGTCTTGGGACATATCAACCTCAGAAGTCAGCATCTAAGACGCTTTGTATTTGAGAACCAAGGATACGATTCAATTCTGAGAGGCAGAATTGATACACCAAATCTAAATTATCTTGGGTTCTGGGGTAGTGTGACTTGGCCGAATACGGAAGTTCATATAAAGGCTCCAAATTTATCCGAGGCTACAATCGTACTTAATGACACATGCACGACGCCGATGTTCCCCTTCCAAAAGAGTTGTTGTATAAGAAACTTTCTTGCAAACTTTGATAACTGCGGAACTCTACTAACTCTATGTGCTTGTGATACTAAGGTATGTacaaatgtg encodes the following:
- the LOC126617357 gene encoding FBD-associated F-box protein At5g22730-like, producing the protein MSKKAYIRKEDEKQKAAIAASELPDFAIHQVFQLLCPRDVVRASIVSKQWEREWHSVPVLDLDEEKHVGDYLHSIHHQNFIDYVTWSLKCRLKDKSPLNKFKLRTIRHVDYRLVDGWLSLALERNLKELYISTCKYSNCYGLSAPDNGNYCLSHKVLDAKFLTVLDLQFVRIDSHDSIRLPSLKSLSLKECYLRYFHLLSGCPSIEDLSINSCYGLSDVKVSSSTLKSLEIIMCFAMYDVKVEAMNLESFRLGGNQYNYRLRCNMVDFSSCGALRNLDIIFAELEEQWFEDFDSRYPAVERLILLKCRVLGHINLRSQHLRRFVFENQGYDSILRGRIDTPNLNYLGFWGSVTWPNTEVHIKAPNLSEATIVLNDTCTTPMFPFQKSCCIRNFLANFDNCGTLLTLCACDTKALIFPENMRRECSPPLTSLKHLKVITDIEEVYRYPKTNTIVKIADLMDSLRWMAPSLEFLSTKTKTSDGIFYEIRRAVDEVMPLSGYFVSKLLNLPSYYAASLILVAALVEQQVTL